The DNA region GATCAGGACCTCGCCCGAGAGGCCCGAGGCCCCGTCGGTGGTCGTCTCGCCGTCCGGGGTGGCCGCGTCCTCGTTGGCCCCGCCACAGGCGGTCAGGGCAAGAAGCAGGAGCGCTGCGGGGGCGGCAGCGCGATACAGAGTGCGGTTCACGTGTTCGTGCCTCTCTCAGGGCCCGTCGGGGCTCGTTCCGTTCGTTGTCGTCTCGAACGCTAGAGAGCCGGTGTGAACCCGTTCCCGCCCGTTGGTGAACGCCGGATGAACAACCGCGGACGGCTTGTGGCGGCCGTCGCCCGGCGGGCTGCCCGGACCGCCGTCACTCGGCGTCGGCCAGCTTGTAGCCCAGGCCCCGGACCGTCAGCAGGCGGACGGGGTTGGCCGGGTCCGCCTCGATCTTCGCGCGGATCCGCTTCACGTGGACGTCGAGGGTCTTGGTGTCGCCCACGTAGTCGGACCCCCACACCCGGTCGATCAGCTGACCACGGGTCAGCACCCGGCCGGCGTTGCGCAGGAGCAGCTCGAGCAGCTCGAACTCCTTGAGCGGGAACGCCGTCAGCTCGCCGTCGATCTCGACCGTGTGCCGGTCCGCGTCCAGCGCGATGCCGCCGACCTGGAGGGCCTCGTCGTCCGCCGGCTCGGGCTCGGTCCGCCGGCGCAGGATCGCCCGGATCCGTGCGAGGAGCTCGCGCGAGGAGTAGGGCTTGGTCACGTAGTCGTCGGCGCCGAGCTCGAGGCCCACCACCTTGTCGATCTCGCTGTCCTTCGCCGTGAGCATGATCACCGGAACGTTCCCGCGCTGGCGGAGCTGGCGGCAGACCTCCGTCCCGCTGATCCCCGGCAGCATCAGGTCGAGCAGCACCAGGTCCGCTCCCCCGCGGTCGAACTCCGCGAGCGCCTCGGGGCCGGTGGCCGCGAGGGACACCTCGTACCCCTCCTTGCGCAGCAGGTAGGACAACGGGTCGCGGTACGACTCCTCGTCCTCGACCACGAGGATGCGCGTCATGACTCGACTCCTTCTGGGGTGTGGCGACTCGCCGGTGCCGCGGCACGGTTGGCCACATGGGCCAGGGGAAGACGGATGGTGAAGGTCGAGCCGCGTCCCGGCTCCGACCACACGACGACGTCGCCGCCGTGGTCGGCCGCGACATGCTTGACGATGCTCAGACCGAGGCCGGTGCCACCCGTGTCGCGCGACCGCGCCGGGTCCACCCGGTAGAACCGCTCGAACAGCCGCGGCTGCAGGTGGGCGGGGATGCCGATGCCCTGGTCGACGACGGCGATCTCGACGAGCCCGGCCTCGCCACGCACCTCGACCCCCACCGCGACCCGCGTCCCGGCGTCGGAGTACGCGACGGCGTTGTCGAGCAGGTTGCGCACGGCTGTCACGAGCAGGTCGTGGTTCCCCCACACCGTCGCGCCGTGTGCGCCACCGGCCTCGATCGTGATCTCCTTGCCGACCGCGGACGTCCGGGCGCGGTCGACAGCCTCGGCGACCACGCCGTCGACGTCCACCGGCCGGGCCATCCCGAGCGGGTCGGTGACCTGGAGGCGGGACAGCTCGATGATCTCCTGGACCAGACGGGACAACCGGGTCGCCTCGGTCTGGATCCGGCCGGCGAACCGTCGGACCGCCTCCGGGTCGTCGGCGGCCTGCTCGACCGTCTCGGCCAGCAACGAGAGAGCACCCACGGGTGTCTTGAGCTCGTGCGAGACGTTGACGACGAAGTCGCGGCGGATCGCCTCGATGCGCCGCGACTCGGTGCGGTCGTCGGCCAGCAGGAGCAGGTGGCGGATGCCGAGCGGGGCGACCCGGATCTGCAGCGGCATCGTGCCGGCTCCCAGCGGGCCTCGAGGGAGGTCGAGCTCCGCGTCGCGGATCTCGCCGTCGCGCGCGACACCGGCCAGGACCGATCGGACCGCCTCATGGACCACCCGGTCGTCGCGCACCAGGCCGTACGCGTGGGCCGACGCGCTGGCCCGGACCACCCGGCCGTCGGTCGACGTGACGACCGTGGCCGAGCGCAGGACGGCGAGCACCTCGAGGACGCCCTCCTCGAGCTCGGGCTCGGGTTCCGGCGGCGCGGCCAGCTGCTCCCGCTCGCTCGCCCGGAAGGCGATGGCGGCAGCGAGGCCCACCACCAGGCCGAGGAGCCCTGCGGTCAGGGCGACGAGTCCGTCGATCACGTTCTCAGAGTACGGTCGACATGAACGGCCGGTGCCGGGCTGGAGTGATCGTACGGTCGGCGTCAGGCAGATGTTCACCTGCGCGAGTGCCGTCGTTCACCTCGCGCTGCGACCGTGACCTGTCGGACGAACGGAAGGCACCTGATGCGGGACATCTTCACCGCCGAGCTCACTGCGCTCGGTGAGGACCTCACGGCCATGAGCCGGCTGGTCGAGGCGGCGATCGCCTCCGCCGGGACGGCGCTGCTGACGGCAGACCTGGCGCTGGCCGAGACCGTGATCGCCGACGACCACACCATCGACGCGGTCGAGCGCGACCTGGACGAGCGGTGCGTGCTGCTGATCGCCCAGCAGCAGCCCGTCGCCCGGGACCTGCGCGTGGTCGTCTCGGCCCTGCGGATGAGCTCGTCGCTCGAGCGGATGGGTGACCTTGCGCGGCACATCGCCGCCATCGCACGCCTGCGGTACCCGGCGACGGCGGTCCCGGCCGAGCTCGTCGGGACCTTCACCGACATGCACCAGGGCGCCATCCGGGTCGCCCAGCAGGTCACCTCGGTGCTCGAGTCCCACGACCTCGAGCTCGCCGAGGCGATCGAGCGCGACGACGACCTGCTCGATCGGCTGCACTCCGAGACCTTCGGCGCGACTCTCGGCGGGACCCATCGGCTCACCGCCCAGGAGACCGTCGACGTGACCCTCGCCGCGCGTTACTTCGAGCGCTTCGGCGACCACGGCGTGTCCATCGCGCGCCGCGTGGTGTACCTGGTGACCGGGGACTTCGCGGACGAGCGCGGCCACCCGCTCTGACCACCGGCGCGCGGCATGGCGTCCGGCGCCGGAATCGTCACGGTGCTCCCGGCGTTGCACCGGCATGACGGACCAGACGCAGGCTGCCGACGTCCGCGAGCTCCGGCTCGTGGTGACGGCGCAGGACTACGACGCAGCGGTGGCCTTCTACCGGGACGCTCTCGGGCTGCCCGAGCGGGCGGCGTACGAGAGCACCGACGGTCGGGTGACGATCCTCGAGGCCGGTCGGGCGACGCTCGAGATCGCCGACCCGGCTCAGGCCGACTTCATCGACCGGGTCGAGGTCGGCAGACGCGTCGCCGGGCACCTGCGGGTCGCCTTCGAGGTGCCCGATGCGCAGACGGCGACGGACCGGCTGCGGGCCGGCGGTGCCCGCGTGCTCGCCGAGCCGACCCGCACACCGTGGGACTCGCTCAACGCGCGGCTCGAGGCACCGGCGGGCCTTCAGCTCACGCTCTTCGAGGAGCTCGGGGACTGACCCTGGCCGGGTGCCCGGGCTCCGACCCGCCGTCGCCGCGGACGACGCGCGGCCCGTCGCCCCGAAGGGTGACGGGCCGGGCGGGCGTCTCGGGCGGGTCGGTCAGCGACCCTGGTTCGCCACAGCCTTGATCGCCTCGGCGGCGGCCTCGGGGTCGAGGTAGGTGCCGCCACGGGTCACGGGCTTGAGGGTCTCCTCGTCCAGCTCGTAGAGCAGCGGGATGCCGGTCGGGATGTTGATCCCGGCGATCGTGTCGTCGTCGATGTCGTCCAGGTACTTGACGATCGCGCGGATCGAGTTCCCGTGCGCGGCGACCAGGACGGTCTTGCGCGCCTGGAGGTCGGGGACGATGTCGCTGATCCAGTAGGGCAGCGCACGCACGAGCACATCCTTGAGGCACTCGGCCCGGACGACCGGCTCGCCGGCGTAGCGCGGGTCGGCGTCCTGCGAGAACTCCGAGCCCAGCGCGATGTCCGGCGGCGGGACGTCGTAGGACCGGCGCCAGAGCATGAACTGCTCCTCGCCGAACTCCGCGAGCGTCTGCTTCTTGTCCTTGCCCTGGAGGGCGCCGTAGTGGCGCTCGTTCAGGCGCCAGCTGCGCTTGACGGGGATCCAGTGCCGGTCCGCGACGTCGAGCGCCAGGTTCGCCGTCGTGATCGCGCGGCGCAGCAGGGAGGTGTGCACGACGTCGGGGAGCACGCCGGCGTCGGTGAGCAGGGTGCCGCCACGGGTCGCCTCGGCGACCCCCTTCTCGGACAGCGGGACGTCGACCCAGCCGGTGAACAGGTTCTTCGCGTTCCACTCGCTCTCGCCATGGCGGAGCAGCACAAGGGTGTAGGTCATGCGCCCATCCTGCCCCATCTCGAGCGGGTGACCGCAGGGACTTCGGACCCCGCAGGGCGCGTGAGCCGCCCGGGGCGGCCCGCCGGTGGGGTCGGTGCCGGGGTCAGTTCCGGTGTCAGTGCCGGCGTCGGTGCGTCGCGGCGACGTCGTAGACCTTGAGCACCTGGTCCGCTGCCGCCGCCCAGCTGAACCCCTCGGCGAACCGCCGGGCACCGCCGGCCAGGCGCAGCCGGAACGGCTCGTCGGTCAGCACCGAGAGCAGCCCGTCGGCCCAGTCCTGCGGCTCGTGGCCGGCGACCAGGACGCCGGAGTGACCCGGGGAGACCGCCCGGCGCAGCCCGCCCACGGCACTGGCCACGACCGGGGTCCCGGACGCCTGCGCCTCGAGCGCGACGAGCCCGAAGGACTCCGACCTCGAGGGCATCGCGACCACGTCGACAGCCCGGTACCACTGCGCCAGCTCGGCGCGCGGGACGGCCGGCCGGTACAGCACGTGCTGCCCGACGCCGCTGACCTCGGCGATCGCCTGGAGCTCGCGCAGCGCGGTCGGCCGCCCGCTCGGGCCGCCGAGGATGACCAGGAGCGGCACCGGCAGACCACGGGCGGCGATCTCGGCGAGCGCCCCGACCAGGACGTCGGGTCCCTTGAGCGGCTGGACGCGGCCCGCGAACAGGACGACGGCGCGGTCCGGCGGCAGCCCGAGGCCGGCTCGCGCCGCGGCACGGGCCGCCGGGTCCGGTGGGGAGAACAGGCCCAGGTCGACGCCCGGTGCCACGACGTGCACGCGCGCCGGGTCGGCGTCGTACAGCGAGATGAGGTCGCAACGCTCCTCCGCCGTGCTGGCGACCATGGCGTCCGCCTCGGCGACGACCTGCTCCTCGCCGATCACCCGGCCCATCGGCTCGGGCGCGTCGCCGGGGGCGAGGGCCGCGTTCTTGACCTTCGCCATGGTGTGCATGGTGTGCACGAGCGGGACGTCCCAGCGGTCTGCGGTCAGCCAGCCGACCTGCCCCGAGAGCCAGTAGTGCGAGTGCACGACGTCGTACCAGCCCGTCGCACGCGCCGCCTCGGTCCGCAGGACCCCGGCCGTGAAGGCGCACAGCTGACCGGGCAGGTCGTTCTTGTCGAGGCCCTCGTAGGGTCCGGCCGGGATGTGCCGCACGAGCACGCCGTCCGAGACCTCGACCACGTCGGCCTGGGAGGACGCCGTCGCGCGCGTGAAGATCTCGACCTGGGCGCCGCGGTCGGCAAGCCCTTGGGCGAGCTCGGTGACGTAGACGTTCAGCCCGCCGGCGTCACCGGTCCCCGGCTGGTCCAGCGGCGAGGTGTGCACCGAGAGCATGGCGATGCGCAGGGTGTCGTCGGCCATCAGCGCTCCTCTCCTCGGCCGACCATTATCCGTCGGCCCGGCCGATGGTGCGCTCGGGGTCCATGGTCGGCCGCCGGTCGGCCGGTCGGGCCGGGTCTGGCCGGGCCGGGTCGGCCGCCGGTCGGACCCTGTCGGGCGTCGCTCAGCCCTGCACGACGCAGGCCGGGAACGGGACGCGCAGGCCCGGGCCCACCGCGCTGCCGGCCGCGCCGAGCACTGTCACGACCCCGGACTCCTGCGCCGCGACGACGGTCAGGGCGCCGGGGCCGTCGGCACGGCCGGGGCCGCCGTCGACGACCGCGAAGTGCCGCGGCCACGCGCCACCGACCGGGACGTCACCCAGGTGCTCGAGCCGGGCGCCGCCGTCGTGCACCGCGAACCGGGCGAGCACGTCCGCACCGCGGACGCTGACCAGGACGTGACGGTCGTGCACGACGATGTGCGCCGGGTAGACGACGTCACCCGAGACCCGCGGGCTCCGGCAGGCCGGGAGCACCTGCACCTGACGGGCGGTGCCGGTCCCCGGGTCCCAGGCCAGGACGTGCACCGTCACGCTCAGCTCCCCCACGGCGTAGAGGTGACCGCCGGGGCCGACCGCGAGGTGTCGTGGCCCGGTGCCCGGCGCGAACCTGAACCCGACGCCCTCGTCGACGAGCAGACCGTCGGCGAGCACCCCGAACAGGCGCAGCTCGTCGCTGCCGAGGTCGGCGACCAGGAGGTGCGCCCCGTCGGGGGTGAGGATCGAGGAGTGCGCGTGCGGTCCGTCCTGGCGGCGGGCAACCGGACCGCTGCCCCGGCCGGGAAGCACCTGCACGGGGCCGCCGGCTGCGAGGACGTCGGCGCCGAAGCCGCCGTCCGGCGCCAGCGTCAGCACGCCGACCGACCCGTCGCCGTAGTTGGTCACGTACAGCGCCCGCCCGGCCGGGTCGAGGAGCAGGTGGCACGGTGCGTCGCCGCCGCCGGCGACGCGCTGCCGCAGCGCGAGGGCGCCGTCCGGCCCGACGGCGAAGCACGAGACGGTGCCCGGTGTCGTCTCCCCCACGGCGTAGAGGGTCGCGCCGTCGGCGCTCAGAGCGAGGAACGACGGCGCCGCGCAGGCCGCAGCCAGGACCCCGCTCAGGGTGCCGGTCGCCGGGTCGAGGTCGAGGCGCCAGATGCCCTCGCCGCGGTCGGCGGCTCCGTCGGGTCCGTCCGGCGGGTAGGTGCCGAGCCACAGCCGGGTCCGGTCTGCCGGCTGACTGCTCGGGGGCACGGCTCCCGGTGCGACGCTCACGGCAGGCGACTCTACGGGAGACGCCGGCACCCGAAGCCCGTGTCCGAGCGGTGGTCCGGTTCAGCGGGTGCCGGCGTCGAGCAACACTCACGCGGTGCGCAGCGATTTGTTGCTGCGATGAACATATTCGTTCACCTGCGCTGCGTCCACCGCGTGTCCCCCATGACTCACCCTCTCGGGTGACTCATGAAGCTCATTGGGTACCGGCCCGCCGCTTGTTGACCAGGTCGAAGGCGACCGCGAGCAGGAGAACCAGGCCCTTGATCGCCTGCTGCCAGGCAGCATCCACCGCCATGATCGACAGGCCCATGTTCAGCACACCCATGATGAGCGCGCCGACGATCGCCCCGGAGACCCGCCCGATGCCGCCCGTGACGGCGGTGCCGCCGATGAAGCACGCGGCGATCGCGTCGAGCTCGTAGTTCTGACCCGCGGCCGCCACCGCGGCACCGGCCTTGGACGTGGTCACCAGCGCCGCCACCCCGGCGAGCATGCCGATGTTGACGAAGATCCAGAAGTTCACCCGCCGCGTGTTGACCCCGGAGAGGATCGCCGCGTGCAGGTTGCCACCCATCGCGTACACGTGCCGACCGAAGACCGTCCGGCCCATCAGGAAGCTGTAGGCGACGATGAGCACCCCCACGATCACCAGGACGATCGGCGACCCGCCACGGCTGCCGGCCAGGATCCAGGCCAGCCCGCCGATCAGCGCGGCCGAGACGACGATCTTGCCGATGTACGCCCCGACCGGGTCCCGCCGCAGGTCGTTCTGGGTCAGTGAGCGTCGCGCCCGTATGCGACTGACGACCAGGGCCGCGATGGTCACGGCGCCGATCAGCAGCGTCACCATGTCGTGGTTGGCCAGATAGCCGAGCTTGTTCGGCAGGTAGCCGTTCGAGATGGCGACGAACGGAGCAGGCAGGCCGGCCACCGTCTGGCCGACGATCACGATCGCCAGGCCGCGGAAGATGAGCATGCCGCCGAGGGTCACGATGAAGGCCGGTATGCCGACGTAGGCCACCCAGAAGCCCTGCCACGCCCCGACGACCGCGCCCAGAGCCAGGCCGATGAGGATCGCGACGAGCCAGGGCAGGCCCGCGTCCTTCATGGACAGGGCCACCACGCCACCGACGAACGCGACCACCGAGCCGACCGACAGGTCGATGTGACCGGCCACGATGACGATGACCATGCCGATCGCCAGGATCATCACGTAGGCGTTCTGCTGGACCAGGCTCGCCACGTTGTTGGACAGCAGCAGCTTGCCGTCGGTCAGGACCTGGAAGAGCAGGACGATCATGACGAGGGCGAAGATGATCCCGTACTGGCGGACGTCGCCGCCCAGCCGCTCCTTCAGAGTGCTCATCGTGATGCTTCCCTCTCCATGGTCATGTAGCGCATGAGCGACTCCTGGGTGGCGTCGGCGCGGGCGACCTCGCCCGTCACCCGCCCTTGGCTCAGTGCGTAGATCCGGTCGCACAGCCCGAGCAGCTCCGGCAGCTCGGACGAGATGACGATCACTGCCTTCCCGGACTCGGCGAGGCGGTTGATGATCGTGTAGATCTCGAACTTGGCGCCGACGTCGATGCCCCGGGTGGGCTCGTCGAGGATGAGCACGTCCGGATCGGCGAAGATCCACTTGCTCAGGACGACCTTCTGCTGGTTGCCCCCGGACAGGTTGCCCACCACGACGTCGACGGACGGCGCCTTGATGTTCAGATCCGTCCGGAAGCGCCCGGCGATCTTCGTCTCCCCGTTCGCGTCCATGACCCCCCAGCGGGAGACCTTGCCCAGGGCGGACGCCGTGATGTTCCGCTTGATGTCGTTGATGAGGTTGAGCCCGAACCGCTTGCGGTCCTCGGTCGTGTAGGCGATCCCGGCCCGGATGGCGTCGCGCACGCTGTGCAGGTGCACCTCGACCCCGTCCTTGAGGACCCGCCCCGAGATGTTGCTCCCGTACGAGCGGCCGAACACGCTCATCGCCAGCTCGGTGCGCCCGGCACCCATCAGCCCGGCCAGGCCGACGACCTCGCCGCGGCGCACGTGCAGGTTGGCCTCGTGCACGACGACGCGCTCGTGCTGGACGGGGTGGTGCACCGTCCAGTTCTCGATCCGCAGCGCCTCCTCGCCGATCGTCGCGTCGCGGTCGGGGAAGCGGTGGTCGAGCGAGCGTCCGACCATCCCGCGGATCAGCCGTTCCTCGGTGACCTTCTCGGTACCACGCATGTCGAGCGTCTCGATGGTCTGGCCGTCCCGCAGCACCGTCGTCGAGTCCGCGATCGCCGCGAGCTCGTTGAGCTTGTGACTGATGATGATCGCCGTGATGCCCTGGTCGCGCAGGGTGCGGATCAGGTCGAGCAGGTGCGCGCTGTCCTCGTCGTTGAGGGCGGCGGTGGGCTCGTCCAGGATGAGGAGCTTGACCTCCTTGGACAGGGCCTTGGCGATCTCGACGAGCTGCTGCTTGCCGACGCCGATGTCGATGATCTTGGTGTCCGGTCGCTCGGACAGGCCGACGCGGGCGAGCAGCGCGGCCGCGTCGACGTTGGTCTTGGTCCAGTCGATGACGCCGCGGGTCTGCCGCTCGTTGCCGAGGAAGATGTTCTCGGCGATCGAGAGGTAGGGGCTCAGGGCGAGCTCCTGATGGATGATCACGATCCCGTGCTTCTCGCTGTCCCGGATCGTCCGGAAGGCGCACGGCTCACCCTCGAAGAGGATGTCGCCGGTGTACGTCCCGTGCGGGTAGATCCCCGAGAGCACGTTCATCAGGGTCGACTTGCCGGCCCCGTTCTCGCCGCAGATCGCGTGCACGGCGCCGCGCTCGACGCGCAGGGTGACGTCCTGGAGCGCCATCACCCCGGGGAAGGTCTTGGTGATGCCTCGCATCTCGAGGATCGGGCTCTCGCTCGACATGTCTGCTCACAGTCCTGTGGGTGGGATGGTTCGGCCGGCCGGGCGACGGCTGCGCCCCGCGTCCGGCGGACGGCCTGCTCGGCGGCTGGGGGGCTCGCCGAGCAGGCCGGGTACCGCGTCAGGCCGGCTCAGAGGTCGAGGTCGCCCTCGGCGTAGAAGCCGGAGTCGATGAGGTCGACCACGATCGTGTCGGGCGTGACCACCTTCGGCGGGATCAGGTAGGTCGGGACGACCTTGATGCCGTTGTCGTAGGTCTCCTCGTCGTTGACCTCGACCGGCTCGCCCTTGACGATCTGGTCCACCATCGTCGCGACCTGGGCAGCCAGGGTGCGGGTGTCCTTCCACACGGTCATCGACTGCTT from Cellulomonas sp. KRMCY2 includes:
- a CDS encoding response regulator transcription factor, with translation MTRILVVEDEESYRDPLSYLLRKEGYEVSLAATGPEALAEFDRGGADLVLLDLMLPGISGTEVCRQLRQRGNVPVIMLTAKDSEIDKVVGLELGADDYVTKPYSSRELLARIRAILRRRTEPEPADDEALQVGGIALDADRHTVEIDGELTAFPLKEFELLELLLRNAGRVLTRGQLIDRVWGSDYVGDTKTLDVHVKRIRAKIEADPANPVRLLTVRGLGYKLADAE
- a CDS encoding ATP-binding protein, whose amino-acid sequence is MDGLVALTAGLLGLVVGLAAAIAFRASEREQLAAPPEPEPELEEGVLEVLAVLRSATVVTSTDGRVVRASASAHAYGLVRDDRVVHEAVRSVLAGVARDGEIRDAELDLPRGPLGAGTMPLQIRVAPLGIRHLLLLADDRTESRRIEAIRRDFVVNVSHELKTPVGALSLLAETVEQAADDPEAVRRFAGRIQTEATRLSRLVQEIIELSRLQVTDPLGMARPVDVDGVVAEAVDRARTSAVGKEITIEAGGAHGATVWGNHDLLVTAVRNLLDNAVAYSDAGTRVAVGVEVRGEAGLVEIAVVDQGIGIPAHLQPRLFERFYRVDPARSRDTGGTGLGLSIVKHVAADHGGDVVVWSEPGRGSTFTIRLPLAHVANRAAAPASRHTPEGVES
- the phoU gene encoding phosphate signaling complex protein PhoU, giving the protein MRDIFTAELTALGEDLTAMSRLVEAAIASAGTALLTADLALAETVIADDHTIDAVERDLDERCVLLIAQQQPVARDLRVVVSALRMSSSLERMGDLARHIAAIARLRYPATAVPAELVGTFTDMHQGAIRVAQQVTSVLESHDLELAEAIERDDDLLDRLHSETFGATLGGTHRLTAQETVDVTLAARYFERFGDHGVSIARRVVYLVTGDFADERGHPL
- a CDS encoding VOC family protein, producing MTDQTQAADVRELRLVVTAQDYDAAVAFYRDALGLPERAAYESTDGRVTILEAGRATLEIADPAQADFIDRVEVGRRVAGHLRVAFEVPDAQTATDRLRAGGARVLAEPTRTPWDSLNARLEAPAGLQLTLFEELGD
- a CDS encoding phosphoglyceromutase — its product is MTYTLVLLRHGESEWNAKNLFTGWVDVPLSEKGVAEATRGGTLLTDAGVLPDVVHTSLLRRAITTANLALDVADRHWIPVKRSWRLNERHYGALQGKDKKQTLAEFGEEQFMLWRRSYDVPPPDIALGSEFSQDADPRYAGEPVVRAECLKDVLVRALPYWISDIVPDLQARKTVLVAAHGNSIRAIVKYLDDIDDDTIAGINIPTGIPLLYELDEETLKPVTRGGTYLDPEAAAEAIKAVANQGR
- the mshA gene encoding D-inositol-3-phosphate glycosyltransferase, producing the protein MADDTLRIAMLSVHTSPLDQPGTGDAGGLNVYVTELAQGLADRGAQVEIFTRATASSQADVVEVSDGVLVRHIPAGPYEGLDKNDLPGQLCAFTAGVLRTEAARATGWYDVVHSHYWLSGQVGWLTADRWDVPLVHTMHTMAKVKNAALAPGDAPEPMGRVIGEEQVVAEADAMVASTAEERCDLISLYDADPARVHVVAPGVDLGLFSPPDPAARAAARAGLGLPPDRAVVLFAGRVQPLKGPDVLVGALAEIAARGLPVPLLVILGGPSGRPTALRELQAIAEVSGVGQHVLYRPAVPRAELAQWYRAVDVVAMPSRSESFGLVALEAQASGTPVVASAVGGLRRAVSPGHSGVLVAGHEPQDWADGLLSVLTDEPFRLRLAGGARRFAEGFSWAAAADQVLKVYDVAATHRRRH
- a CDS encoding lactonase family protein gives rise to the protein MSVAPGAVPPSSQPADRTRLWLGTYPPDGPDGAADRGEGIWRLDLDPATGTLSGVLAAACAAPSFLALSADGATLYAVGETTPGTVSCFAVGPDGALALRQRVAGGGDAPCHLLLDPAGRALYVTNYGDGSVGVLTLAPDGGFGADVLAAGGPVQVLPGRGSGPVARRQDGPHAHSSILTPDGAHLLVADLGSDELRLFGVLADGLLVDEGVGFRFAPGTGPRHLAVGPGGHLYAVGELSVTVHVLAWDPGTGTARQVQVLPACRSPRVSGDVVYPAHIVVHDRHVLVSVRGADVLARFAVHDGGARLEHLGDVPVGGAWPRHFAVVDGGPGRADGPGALTVVAAQESGVVTVLGAAGSAVGPGLRVPFPACVVQG
- the mmsB gene encoding multiple monosaccharide ABC transporter permease; its protein translation is MSTLKERLGGDVRQYGIIFALVMIVLLFQVLTDGKLLLSNNVASLVQQNAYVMILAIGMVIVIVAGHIDLSVGSVVAFVGGVVALSMKDAGLPWLVAILIGLALGAVVGAWQGFWVAYVGIPAFIVTLGGMLIFRGLAIVIVGQTVAGLPAPFVAISNGYLPNKLGYLANHDMVTLLIGAVTIAALVVSRIRARRSLTQNDLRRDPVGAYIGKIVVSAALIGGLAWILAGSRGGSPIVLVIVGVLIVAYSFLMGRTVFGRHVYAMGGNLHAAILSGVNTRRVNFWIFVNIGMLAGVAALVTTSKAGAAVAAAGQNYELDAIAACFIGGTAVTGGIGRVSGAIVGALIMGVLNMGLSIMAVDAAWQQAIKGLVLLLAVAFDLVNKRRAGTQ
- the mmsA gene encoding multiple monosaccharide ABC transporter ATP-binding protein → MSSESPILEMRGITKTFPGVMALQDVTLRVERGAVHAICGENGAGKSTLMNVLSGIYPHGTYTGDILFEGEPCAFRTIRDSEKHGIVIIHQELALSPYLSIAENIFLGNERQTRGVIDWTKTNVDAAALLARVGLSERPDTKIIDIGVGKQQLVEIAKALSKEVKLLILDEPTAALNDEDSAHLLDLIRTLRDQGITAIIISHKLNELAAIADSTTVLRDGQTIETLDMRGTEKVTEERLIRGMVGRSLDHRFPDRDATIGEEALRIENWTVHHPVQHERVVVHEANLHVRRGEVVGLAGLMGAGRTELAMSVFGRSYGSNISGRVLKDGVEVHLHSVRDAIRAGIAYTTEDRKRFGLNLINDIKRNITASALGKVSRWGVMDANGETKIAGRFRTDLNIKAPSVDVVVGNLSGGNQQKVVLSKWIFADPDVLILDEPTRGIDVGAKFEIYTIINRLAESGKAVIVISSELPELLGLCDRIYALSQGRVTGEVARADATQESLMRYMTMEREASR